The following proteins come from a genomic window of Companilactobacillus pabuli:
- a CDS encoding APC family permease, which produces MNDETDKFSLKRDLGFFPALSTVMGLVIGGGVFFKISSVTTATGSSSLTILVWLLAGFITINAGLTVAELASALPVAGGIYKYIEYIYGKVPAFLLAWAQSVIYYPAGISALSIIFATQVMNLLNLPSSWQIPIAIILAIFLYLVNLLGAKVGGSIQSISLIAKLVPIALIIIVGLFTPSTHAVSLFPINSGTHANFWSSLGGGLLATMFAFDGWMNVGNLAGEMKRPEKDLSRSIIVGLFLITLIYVSISFVFIKFLPFHLIPGNQNAASEAAIRIFGDIGGKIVTIGILISVFGSVNGYTMTGPRVSYVLGTDDEIVFPKFFGKLTKNSRVPANAGLIQTIIAIAMIFMGSFDYLTDMLVFVMWIFSMMMFIGVFILRRNEPELERPYKINFYPIPPLIALAGGAYIIISTLIRQPGLAFMGIGITLLGLPVYYIHYFNKKRA; this is translated from the coding sequence ATGAACGACGAAACAGATAAATTTAGCCTCAAGAGGGATCTAGGTTTCTTTCCAGCATTATCTACCGTTATGGGTTTGGTTATCGGTGGTGGAGTTTTCTTCAAGATTTCTAGCGTTACAACGGCTACTGGCTCTTCTAGTTTGACGATATTAGTCTGGCTATTAGCTGGTTTCATTACGATCAACGCTGGTTTGACAGTTGCGGAACTTGCCTCCGCGTTACCCGTTGCTGGTGGTATTTATAAATATATTGAATATATCTATGGTAAAGTTCCAGCATTTCTTTTAGCTTGGGCTCAATCAGTTATTTACTATCCTGCAGGGATTTCCGCATTATCGATTATCTTTGCAACACAAGTTATGAATCTTTTGAATCTTCCTAGCAGTTGGCAAATTCCAATCGCTATTATATTGGCAATTTTCTTATACTTAGTTAATTTGTTAGGTGCCAAAGTTGGTGGAAGTATTCAATCAATTTCTTTAATTGCCAAATTAGTTCCAATTGCTTTGATTATCATTGTTGGTTTATTTACACCATCAACGCATGCAGTTTCACTTTTTCCAATCAATTCAGGAACGCACGCTAACTTCTGGTCATCATTAGGTGGTGGACTGTTAGCAACAATGTTTGCCTTTGACGGTTGGATGAACGTTGGTAACTTGGCCGGTGAAATGAAGCGTCCAGAAAAAGACTTATCCAGATCAATTATCGTTGGTTTATTCTTAATTACATTAATCTACGTTTCAATCAGCTTTGTCTTTATCAAATTCTTACCTTTCCATCTCATCCCTGGAAACCAAAATGCGGCTTCTGAAGCTGCTATTAGAATTTTCGGTGATATCGGTGGAAAAATCGTTACAATTGGTATTTTAATTTCTGTCTTTGGTTCTGTTAATGGCTACACTATGACAGGCCCACGTGTTAGTTATGTTTTGGGAACTGATGATGAAATCGTCTTTCCAAAGTTCTTTGGTAAATTGACTAAAAACTCTCGTGTACCAGCAAATGCAGGCTTGATTCAAACTATTATTGCTATTGCGATGATTTTCATGGGTAGTTTTGATTATTTGACCGATATGTTAGTTTTCGTGATGTGGATTTTCTCAATGATGATGTTCATTGGAGTATTCATTTTACGTCGCAACGAACCAGAATTGGAACGTCCTTACAAGATTAATTTCTATCCGATTCCGCCATTGATTGCCTTAGCTGGTGGAGCTTACATCATTATCTCTACTTTGATTAGACAACCAGGATTAGCCTTCATGGGAATTGGAATTACTTTGTTAGGTTTACCAGTCTATTACATTCACTATTTCAACAAGAAGCGAGCTTAA
- a CDS encoding Gfo/Idh/MocA family protein, producing the protein MISLGIIGTNWITEQFIKAVDETKTFELTHVYSRTIEKAQSFVADLKKQNIDMSTDLNDFFKKDFDTVYIASPNALHFSQAKLAIENNKNVIVEKPSTSNIQEFSVLEKLAQEKGVYIFEAARHIHEPIFKKIEEIVNKHRDELSGATFSYMKYSSRYDAYLAGKNPNIFTTKFSGGALYDLGVYTIYDAVVLFGQPEKVEYSAEFLSSGIDGSGSLTLKYPNFDVNIIIGKTKNSYMSSEIYFGRDTLVLDNGGDIHHLDWADDNKNVTDIPTVKSQNPMDSEAREFARIMLEKDTATYDKLLGYARIVNRVLEQARTSAGLVFEADEEN; encoded by the coding sequence ATGATTAGTTTAGGAATAATAGGAACAAATTGGATCACAGAACAATTTATTAAGGCAGTGGATGAGACGAAGACTTTCGAGTTAACACACGTTTACTCAAGAACAATTGAGAAGGCTCAGAGTTTCGTTGCTGATTTAAAAAAGCAAAACATCGATATGAGTACTGACTTGAATGACTTTTTCAAGAAAGATTTTGATACAGTTTACATTGCATCTCCAAATGCTTTGCACTTCAGTCAGGCCAAGTTAGCTATCGAAAATAATAAGAACGTGATTGTGGAAAAACCAAGTACTTCTAACATTCAAGAGTTCAGTGTTTTGGAAAAGCTGGCTCAAGAAAAGGGTGTTTATATATTTGAAGCTGCTAGACACATTCACGAACCAATTTTTAAGAAGATTGAAGAAATCGTCAATAAACATCGTGATGAACTCAGTGGAGCTACATTTTCATATATGAAATATTCGAGTCGTTATGACGCCTATTTAGCGGGTAAGAACCCTAATATTTTTACAACTAAATTCTCAGGTGGCGCTTTATATGATTTAGGAGTTTACACGATTTATGATGCGGTTGTCTTATTTGGTCAACCAGAAAAAGTCGAATATAGTGCTGAATTTCTCAGTTCAGGTATCGATGGCAGCGGTAGTTTGACTTTGAAATATCCAAACTTTGACGTCAATATTATTATCGGTAAGACGAAGAATTCTTACATGTCATCCGAAATTTACTTTGGACGTGATACCTTAGTCTTAGATAACGGTGGAGATATCCATCATCTTGACTGGGCTGACGACAATAAGAACGTTACCGATATACCAACTGTTAAGAGTCAAAATCCTATGGATTCTGAAGCAAGAGAATTTGCTAGAATTATGTTGGAAAAAGATACGGCTACTTATGATAAACTGTTAGGATACGCTAGAATAGTAAACAGAGTTCTAGAACAAGCAAGAACAAGCGCAGGACTTGTTTTTGAAGCAGATGAGGAAAACTAA